In the Populus trichocarpa isolate Nisqually-1 chromosome 8, P.trichocarpa_v4.1, whole genome shotgun sequence genome, CTTGGCTTCGAATGAGCCAGTCTCGCCGCATTCCATTCTTCCCTGGCGCTCCTACCCATGTGCCGATTTCCATAATCTCTCCCCTGAAAGACTTGTTCATCTATTCATTAGTCATGACTAGTCGCTTGTAGCTTCTGTATTAGAAAGAGATTCATAGTCAACATCCCATATAGTGAAGTTTTAAGTCAGTTTTAGTGGTGAAAAACCTGTAGCTTATTTCAGAAAGGAACAGAAACATAAATAGGAAGTTTCCGTCCTTGGTAACTTGTTTAATTAAAGAACTCTAAACCTTAAATGATTCAAGTAGCTGGAAATGTCTCAAGCAGTTTTCATGACCATATGGGAAGCGGGGAATgggtcttctttttttcaagaataaaaaaaaaaaaccaaacaatctctACTTTTCGCGGGTACATGATAAATGCCTACGGCAGAAATCCTCTGCACAGTTTCTCTGTTGTTGTGAGTATACCCTATTAGGCCTGAGCCATGCTATACAAACTGCTGATTTGATGAACAGGAAACCATGAAAACACTTGTTAACTATCGGGAAAAGGGAAATTTAGCATACAGAGACTTTCCATTTATTGTTAATCTATAAGTTTCTCTAAACAGGTATTCCTAATGTTCACTGTGTAGTTAATGGTGGAAGGAACTACCAGATTGGGTATCGATCCACTTGGACTTGCATTCTTGAGACAACCCGTATGAGATCGTTCTTCATCATTTCATGCGTGGCACCAAATCCATTGCTGAGAAGTCCCGACACCCATACATGATTCAATGCTGTTTCCTACATACTTGGGAACAATTCTAAGAATACTATTGACATTACATACGAATTCCCTGGCTATAGATAAGCGACGCGCCAAGGCATCGCTGAATTTATGCATGAGATGGATAAATTAACGTGTAACAAGTTGAGTTTATTATTACCTGGAGAAGATTACGGATGCTCTCGAGCGTAGCAGTTTATCAGAACCAACTTCATAAGATCTAATAACAACAGTCTGTCTGTACCCGACACCTTCTTTGATGATGAGGCCTTGCCGATGATAATCAACAAGCTGCTTCTTTGTCGGTATGTTTTGACGTATCTGCTCTTTGGAGATATGGTCATTTTGGACAGAAGCAACAAAGGTTTTTTGCCACCCCAGCAGTTTGGCTAAGTATATCAACCTTAAGGGACCTCGTTGGAGATCcagtaattttgattttgttcagACTTTGCTTATTAGGATCTTGGTTGTTACTGCCGGTTGAGCACCTGATAGGCAAGGGGATTGCATAGGAGAAAGAagccatttgtttttttctctatgtAAACGTGGAAAGTTTGGAATGAAATGGGTATTGAAATGCATTTATAGAATCAATGTAGAGGAGTTGTCAAGGGAAATTTTTCAACCTTTTAGGATGAATTTATGGAGCCTTGTTACAGAACTAGTGAACATGTCAAAGAGAACCTTGTTTCTGCTGAAAGAAATTTGATCTGGGGTATTTTTAGTAGTGATCGACCCGTGAAGCAGACAAAAGAGGGTAGTTTGgcattgattattttataattttatgccCGTGTTGTAAATTTTTTTGCCTAATTTCTGTAAAGTTCGGGAGTTATACTGTCCCTAGAAGTTGGGTCTCTTAGTTGGTTAAGTTTCGAGCAGGACAAAGGATACGGTGGGAATAGACAGACAGATtccatttcttcctcttccccaGTGAATAcgtagaaaacaaataattagaaCCTTCGACTATGATGTAGAAGAGAAGTCTCCTTTTCTGCTCAGAATTTCTCGTTATGAAAGACTCTTTTTATCTTAACAATCATCACTGGCTTTGTATTCCACGAGCCTGCAAGCTAGGAAGTAGAAGTGTTAGCACTCGACCTTGTATTGGGAGGATAGAAATCAGAGGATATTCTCTATTtagtttcttttccttgttttgaGGATAGGAAGTGTAGAGAATGTCACtctataacctttttttttcagaaaaccaaacattttttttgccTCATCATGAGAATTATGAGGTAACATTGGGTTTGATTTGATAGTTAAAGAGTAGCTTGGATACTATAGTCTCATttcggtaaaaaaaaagaagtctgaATTTTCTTGATGATATGCTCAGGGGAAGATGATACCTGCAGCGGTACTCTTTCCACCTCCTTTTCAAAATGCTTGAGAACAAATGAAATACTAGAATAAGCCAACGCATCCGTCCGCGTGCAGCCAGGTCTGCTAGAACTCGTCCTGCTGTTCCAGATGTGTGCATGCGCATGCCACCCAGAgagattctttttatttgtgtcCATCTGGTATGAGACGAATAGAAGGATGAGAACGAGAGCAAAAGTCATTTACAAATTATTTCCAGACTCTTCTTGCTTTGTTTCCACTTTCCATCATCTAGGAGATCAACGTAGAAGGGCGAGAATAGGGAGAACAAAGAAAGAGACACAGATCCCAGGACATCTCAACCTAGGATAGGATGATCACATCAAGGGGTAAAGAtaggataattaaataaaacaaaatcacatagcTGATTTTGGTGTGAAAATGGAAAAAGTCTTGCACAAGAATTGCATACTACTCTTGGATCTCTGGACGTTTATATATTTGCAGTATTATGTACCAACATCAACCTCATACCCATTGAAGCTTTGCAGCAGTCATAATGTCATGTAGTCTAGCATTAAAAAGTAtatcattctttcttttctcccaGATTTCCAGCAGCAGTGACAATCTTGAAATCAAACAGATACAACTTGGGAAGAAATTTGGAGCTTGACCTTTTTAAAATTCTGGAATTAAGGAATTCCTGATCATCAAGAAAAAGCTACATGGCAGTTAGCAGTCAATACAATGAGCAAAGTATCAGGGGATAAATAACAAATATCTAAGCTAACATTATCAGCAGCAGAACTAGCAATGAATTTCTTATTTTCGGCAAATTTGGTGGAATTGCCTTGAAAGAAAACAGCAGATGAGAATTCCTTGTGGAAGCTAATCAGCCATCAACATTGTCTCTGCACAGCTGCTCCGCCTTCAGCgatcaattaattttagaagAATGGCCTgccagaaaatcaaaataacacaCTCATCAATCATTGCAGATTTCAACGGATAACAAAAGGGAGGAAAGTGGTAGAAATCAATGATTTCATGGCAAGAGTAAAACTGGATGCGAGGACACCCCAGCAAGCTCCAAATAATTACATAAATCTATAACAGGGTTGACTGGttcaatttttaaacaaatacaTTGCTGTACCTAAACCACACGAAATATTATGACATGACATATGCAGTTCCAGAAACAGGTACTATTCTGGGAGTAACTTACAGGACAGGATCGATACGATTTCAGCCCCTCTTGTAGTTCAGCATACGAGACTACAAGCTTCACTTGACGGAATTCAATAGATTGACTGTGACCTCTGTTGTCTGTGAAACAAATTAACTCACGTTGAAGGAGGTGTTCAAATGCCTGCAGAAGTTAGGGTGAAACATTGTCAAAATGTGATGGAGCAGACGTGGTTGAACACCATAACAGAAGTTTCACTGAGATTTATACAGACCCGTAAGCAAACATTTTGCGCATAATAATCAGATGTCGGGAACGAATCATGTATGCTTTTGTACTCTGCCAAATATGAAAACCGttttagtacattaaaatgataatacGGTGTAATAAAATGCAAGAAATGTGTGAAGTTGACCTTTCATTACTGAACTGAAGTTGTAAGAATTTTGCTCTCTAATTTCCAACCTTTTCATGCATACAAGGATGTAGAGTTCCAAGATGGAGCAATCTGCCAAAAAATGTTATGGTATCAAACTCTGcacctaaagaaaaaaataaaaaagaccagTGCTTGCATCAACAAGACATAAAATTATACTTCCCATGCTTTCATGtgaaagtattttttcaaaaattcatgcAGCAGTATTATTCATGGTTCTCTGCACTTTTTTATTCGGTGCTACCTGACATGTACACCTAAGTAAACTTGAATAAATTCCAAAATCTAAAAGTGGATCAGTATCTCATAAAAGGAATTGATGCAGATCACACGTGATGCATTGCAGGATATAATATGTGGGGATGATGATTAGGTAATGTCAGCAACCAAGAGACAAGATAGGAGATAGCAGATGAGTTCCAAGAGCATCTAATAATTATGAAACTATCCATTCATAAGCCACCAGATAAGGTACATCTGAGCAAGAAACAAGTACCAAAGAAATTTCAAATTGGCAGACCTTTTATGCATTCCTGCTTTGGTTGCCTTTGGATGCTCGAAAGTGCAGCTTTGAAGTTCTCAAGTGACAAGAACCCCGATTTCAATTCCATATTTGAGATGGCAATAAATCTAGCATCAAATGGTAAGTTGAAGAGGGTAAGTATTATAACCTCAAAAACTATTAATTCACAACATTCAATTTTTCCAGGTGCAAGAACTAAACTTACAGAAATCTCAATAAATGATTGGTGGTAGAATTGGAGTTCAGATAATTGCTGATGATTTCTTTGAATCTCTCGTCTGCTAAAATACTCTGTCAAACATCAAGACGATACATGTTTAAATATGAATTTACATATCTGAAAGGACCATGATACTGCTATCTAATAAAAAGTATGCATCagataacatatacttgaagcTTTTCATTGAACTCAGCAGCGTAGTCATGGGCAAGACTTGAGTCCATTGGCAAAGATAGGATGTGCTCCAGCAATCTGCATAGCCAGAAAGTGATAAACTGGGATTTTATCATGGCACTTCTAACTCATGCAATGGGAAAGTACCTTTGTACATCTTCCTTAGATGGAGGAAGAAACAGTAACTTCCTATGAGAAAACCGAGATCTCACTCTTTTTTCCAAAAGCTGATCCGCATCCTGCACTTACAGCTTGACTTTTAAGGCTCTTAACAAGTTAAAACTAACATGATCATGCATAATCAATGTGCTACGATTGGAATTGACATTAATTTTCCACTCATCTATGCTTTTCTGCTTAGTTTACTGCCAATTGGTTAAGTGCTACGTTTAAAGATTACTACAGGGAGACTAGCTTCCGCTTTCTCCAACAGAATTACAATTTTTCACACATaagatctcaaaaataattatgataagcATCTCTTTGCTAATGCTATatactggaaaaaaaagaggaagaaaacaatgtaaggaaaaataatttaacatacCAACCGGCAACTAACACCAACAACAACAGCCTGAGATGTTACGGATTGCATCGCATCCAACAAGCTATAAAGTAGTCGTTGTTTCCCCTGAAAAgaggaaaaccaaaaaaatatatattaatttgagattCCAACTGAAGAAAGCTTGCTATCTTTtgtgtaagaaaaaaatcctTATCCCATACAGTCCCTATTAaaaatttccaagaaaaaaatttcctGCATGGACTATCATAAAACTATAATACTTAGCCACATTAAACTTGAGAGGTCAACTTGAGAAACTAGAAAAGATAAAGGATACCTGGGCAAATAGGTCAAACTCATCAAGTGCAAAAATAACTGTTTTATGTGCTAATCCACACTCCCTGGCAGCAAGAGACGACACATTTAGTCCAAGTTTGAGATAGTCCGATAGCCTTAAATGGCCTgcgaaaacaaaatattaaaactcaCCTTAACATGGCTATCATAAACTGGGAGTTATCGTCAAAAGAAGCCTGTAAAAATCATCCCAAGATCAGGAAACCCGAATCCTTACATCATAAGTCACTATTCTCAACAAAAACAGATTTTTGTATTACCATTTTTGAGAACAACAAATGATGCTCCATACATAGTTGTCTGGCAATTTCCTGAATGATCAATAACCATTacaaacatattaatatttacatATTTTAGAATTAGCATATCCTACAGCCCCACTTAACCTCCAGAAAATCCACGGTCTAAGTATttacatattttaattgatttgctTGCAAAATTAccaatcatcataaaaaaaatggctACTTCAATGTCCACAACAATACCTAATCAatgtaaatcaaataaatacatCATGACACCATCATATTGCAAGATCTGAACGGTGTTAAGATGTAGGAGAGAAAAAGGATATATGACCTTGAAGGCAGAGTTGTCCTCACTATGCAATAGCCCATTCAATCTGATCTGCATCACAAAAAGGTCATTGcgaatctaaaaaaaagaaaaaaaaaaagagataattgaagagaataaagaaaaaataaacaaattcagttATAAATGCATACGACAGTGATTGTGTCGGGATATTCCTCCAGTAAGTCGCTGAGAACAAGCTCCAATACCtgattaaatcattttttaacacTATGTTCTCGATAGCaaatctataacaaaaaaaaggaaaagaaaagggtaatGCATACCGCGACTTTGCCAGAGCCACGGGGTCCAAGAAGCAGAATAGAATTGTTGCAAGCCTCCATGATTGAACTCGATATTATAAACTTCAACTTGCTGGAAATTTATTCCacattattttaacaaaaattattggGAATTCCTAAAAGCCAAGACAATCAAACGCACCTGTAGTTGCTGTCAGGGGAATCAGAGAGAGGCTTGAAGATGAAATTAGGGTTACAGAGTCTGCTCCTTATCAGAATTTGTGCTTTCTCGGCTAGATTTTCGATTCCCATTTTGGGATTTATTTTGTagcaaattgagaaaaaaggtACAGTAAGATGATGGAAATGGCGGGAAAGATTGAGAGCTTAAGGCTTAGGGCAAGGAAAGGTCCGTGTATATATAAGGGAGAGTGTGGTGTAATTACGGATAACTCCCTGGGTTCTGGGTGGGCACTTGCTCTGGTGGGCTGGGCTGTTCCATGTAAGAGATCACATTTGTGAAAATTGatcttcacattttttttatgttttggttttgattttttttttttttacaaaaattgtTGAGAGCATCGTTTTTCAGTTCAGTAAATAGAAGCTTGTCCTGCTCTCaagtttttgcaattttattttatattataaatatacacATGTTTAGCttatattgctattttttataggTATATATTTAAAGATAGGTCTGCATTATGGATTTTTGGTGTCATGGTATTATAGTATTAGGTATAATTTCATACATTGCACCActagagacctttttttttttgttgcattaaaacaatttaataagaagcccacttacaaaaaaattaaaatcaaaatatttttaaattaaataaaaataaatattaaatccataaactatcaaatataaagacaaaaagGTACAGGGTATACAAGTTGAGTTTAGTTGACCGGGTTTCAAAATTCTCAACCCGTCATCCaacatgtaatttatatttttaagtttttgatgtattattatttataatattcatattatccGACTTTAATGAGTTTGGTCaagtcaaataatataatattatagatagactgttttttttcaatacctttAATTCTAGCTGGTCTTTGTTAAGGGTTTGATGGTGGCATTTTTCCCCTAAGTATCATActtattattatagaaaacGCTTAATGGTGGGGTGTTTTTACAGTACATATGTATTCTTCATTCTCTCACATTTTAATGTAAATTTactatttgaaattttttatttttttattttgatttcaaaaattatttttgcataattgcatcttttttggaccaaattaaaagaaaattgaatcaaatttgttGGCCGATGACAAGATTGAAAAATAGAGAATCAAAGTAAAAAGAACACCACAAACGAGTGATAGTTTTGAAACTCTTACAAAAAGTTCACTTCAATCCTCAAATCTCACATGTCATATCTATTTGGTCTCTGTTATTTTTCAGTtaaattttggtataaaaatttattttttctaattctttgTTTGAGAAGTGAGAGAGCATTCACCAAATTCATGcactagagagaaaaaaatgtggCATGCAACAGTGGGATCATGACTGCTTATACAGCTATGAATCCTACCAACTTACATGGAGACAAGggtaaaatgaatgaaaaaaaaaatataaaaactataaaaaaaaaactaaaaaaaaatgaatgatcaACCTACTTGAAGACCtattaaaagaaatcatttgGGGTGATAGCTGTTAGTGAttagtgaatatatatatatatttttttttagtttaacgtgggtgtccgggtcagcttacgcgcacctcgactaatcccacgagccctgaagttaacgaccatataaatctctagtggccatcatatgagcaaccacaaggctcgaacctgagaccacagagggagcaaacttCTTGGTCCCAAGTTTTTGTCATTGGGTTACCATGAATAATTGTTGAGTTGAAATGATGATGCCATAAAAAAAGTCATCTTGTAGCATTTGTACttttgaattatgatttttttttgtcttgatgaAAATCATGTGCATAGCATATACTGATATGAACTACTCAGACCAACAATATTGCTGTTATGTTTGGACAAGGCATGCTTCCACTACAGAAGACTTTTTAATGACCCTGGGATTCGATATGCAGAATTTCCACGGCACAGGACTCGTAAAGATTGGATTTTAGGATGTCTGAAATACAGTCGAAGCCTAGTCTGTGAAATTACAACCCCACAAGTTTAAACTACGACTCAATTTAAGGATTGTCACAGATTCATATATTTTCCCCTACATCTCATGTCCGATTTCCCCTTCCCACTTGCGTACTCTGGCCGTTTTACCCATGAGCGGACTACGGTCTCGTATACTTCGGTTATTTTCCAGGAATGTGCTGACCCCCTGTCTCTCTCAAATGCTACGTTTCAAGTTAAGCTACCAGGGTAGTAATTCAGAGCAAACCTTGATCGATATGCAATCCTTATTTTTCACTTTGGAAATGTTTTAATCGAATGCGAATCAGACAGAATTACGTACTGAAAGATACTAGAAAACATGTATTTGGACAAGTCTAGCTCAGAAACAAACTCTGTGCGAGCCCCCCCCCCCATCCCTCTAACAGCTTAGCCTAGAGAAACATTCTGCATTATGGATTCTATTTCGCTGGTGCTACAGCAATCCAGCGTCACTTCCATTTGTTTCATTGAGCTTTTCAAATCATTGCATGCCTGGAAAATAGCTTCCGAAGGGCTTGTCAAACTTTCCACCTTCGACCGCACTTCATCAATAATACTAGATATTTTCTCCAAAGCTGCCTTCAAAGCTGGAAATTCTTGCGGGGGATAAAGAGAGGCTCCAAGCTCATCAATCTGCACTCCGATTTCTTGGCACAGCTTCAATAACTTCTCCAGAGTGTCCACGAAATTGCCACTGTCTTTAGGCTTTTCCTGTTTAAGCAAACCAGTAATAGTGCGGATGAGTTCTTTTAGGACTACAACTGTCTCAGTCATAACCCCAATAGCTGTTTGAGCAACTTTCATCTCCTCAGGTGACAAGTCATTGCCTAGATCATCACTCAGGCTATCATTGTCATTGAGTCTAGTATCATCATGAGAAGCAACATCATGAGAAGCTGCTTCTGTTTGATTGGAAGGACCTGGTTTGAGCTCCTTCATCTCCCGAAGAACATCCTTCACTGAAACTGCAACCTGTGTCATTGCTCGCCCAATTGCTGTGATATTTGAAGCCGGAGTCTTCTTAAGAGCATCGCATGCTTCCCATACCGCACCAACTAATTGTGGTACTACAAGTTTGAAGTCCTTATTGCGAGATCCTGCCAGTGTTCATTTTATAAGGAAGAAATAAAGAGCATCAAAATCCATCTGTTTAAAAGGCATGACAAATCACCACACAATCATGTTGATGCATAACATGACCAAAATAACCTTGTAAAACTAGTCTACACCTGGAAACAAGCATCATGGTGGGAACTTGCATATTTTATTGTCAAGTTTACTTCCTGAGATCACATGGGACATCAAGTGATCAATCGCAGTTTGTCTCATTAGAAAAGATTAAACATATTGAAAGTCTCATTAGAAAAGATTAAACATGTTGAAAGCCAACTCCAGTTTCGTTAATGATTCTAGAGAACTCCTGCAATTTCTCCTTCGAACTCCTGTTTTTGTTTCAATCATCCCAAAATTGTTTGACTTGTTTCTTTAATTCCATTACTGGAATAAAATTTTGGGTCATAAACACTTAGTGATAGTGTATAATCACAATACCTACGCTCGTTCTTTTGTAATATTGTATAATCAACACACTGTGTTTCCCCAACTTAAATAGCAAGTCATGTGTTGCAAGGACATTGCTGAGATAAAATAGATGCACCGATCTCTCAAAAAGAACACCACTGATTGGATCACACATGCATTCTTTTGCATAATGTGTTTGTTTAGAGCACAGGTGCGTTGAGTGCATTTGTTTGTGTGAAACAGAAAGAGATGTTACCATATGAGGAGACAGTTTCCATCATCAACTTAAAACTGCAGTCAACAACTTGCTTAATGGATGCATGGATAGCAGATGAAAGAGTAGGTCCTGCACCAACCATACT is a window encoding:
- the LOC7488382 gene encoding uncharacterized protein LOC7488382 isoform X1 → MGKAERERLNQSLSGHLNTIHETLQLLDQTPASSLDKLCWDDVVKTGDQVSKQATIVGMLWTGETPEAKAVEENMVTYFNTLQGLLLLSHGSMVGAGPTLSSAIHASIKQVVDCSFKLMMETVSSYGSRNKDFKLVVPQLVGAVWEACDALKKTPASNITAIGRAMTQVAVSVKDVLREMKELKPGPSNQTEAASHDVASHDDTRLNDNDSLSDDLGNDLSPEEMKVAQTAIGVMTETVVVLKELIRTITGLLKQEKPKDSGNFVDTLEKLLKLCQEIGVQIDELGASLYPPQEFPALKAALEKISSIIDEVRSKVESLTSPSEAIFQACNDLKSSMKQMEVTLDCCSTSEIESIMQNVSLG
- the LOC7488382 gene encoding uncharacterized protein LOC7488382 isoform X2 encodes the protein MGKAERERLNQSLSGHLNTIHETLQLLDQTPASSLDKLCWDDVVKTGDQVSKQATIGSRNKDFKLVVPQLVGAVWEACDALKKTPASNITAIGRAMTQVAVSVKDVLREMKELKPGPSNQTEAASHDVASHDDTRLNDNDSLSDDLGNDLSPEEMKVAQTAIGVMTETVVVLKELIRTITGLLKQEKPKDSGNFVDTLEKLLKLCQEIGVQIDELGASLYPPQEFPALKAALEKISSIIDEVRSKVESLTSPSEAIFQACNDLKSSMKQMEVTLDCCSTSEIESIMQNVSLG
- the LOC7488381 gene encoding origin of replication complex subunit 4, with the protein product MGIENLAEKAQILIRSRLCNPNFIFKPLSDSPDSNYSKLKFIISSSIMEACNNSILLLGPRGSGKVAVLELVLSDLLEEYPDTITVIRLNGLLHSEDNSAFKEIARQLCMEHHLLFSKMASFDDNSQFMIAMLRECGLAHKTVIFALDEFDLFAQGKQRLLYSLLDAMQSVTSQAVVVGVSCRLDADQLLEKRVRSRFSHRKLLFLPPSKEDVQRLLEHILSLPMDSSLAHDYAAEFNEKLQSILADERFKEIISNYLNSNSTTNHLLRFLFIAISNMELKSGFLSLENFKAALSSIQRQPKQECIKDCSILELYILVCMKRLEIREQNSYNFSSVMKEYKSIHDSFPTSDYYAQNVCLRAFEHLLQRELICFTDNRGHSQSIEFRQVKLVVSYAELQEGLKSYRSCPAILLKLIDR